Proteins from one Pirellulales bacterium genomic window:
- a CDS encoding prepilin peptidase → MTPPTPPLDPDVQGALQRARRVLIVEIVVAIGAIALLLTLHAARLYRQEVLWPWNTVTGSIVTTVWLFCLGASIGSFLNVVVHRWPAGKSIVHPPSHCPVCGNRIRGRDNVPVLGWLWLGGRCRDCGCAIAARYPTIELWTGCMFVVVAQANLGYLAPWTDAIWFDSLLRGPLPRFLSLEREAYWALFVVGATAWCALLAAGLMRRDGRQVDARVWLAGGLGIGIGYAWLQKVLVHTKAAAEFFDPTLMLILALCALAAIFARLRWQGEPLVSVWLVATVALGWPGGALIVAAGAASYCLATGLMAPRGRSARPWLEHVVFWYGAYLLVKLPPAWFAQSQRDVWTALLVLTCLIAAAACLMLAGWLRPAAPAALGETAIAEGG, encoded by the coding sequence ATGACGCCCCCTACCCCGCCGCTCGATCCGGACGTCCAAGGGGCGCTGCAGCGCGCGCGGCGCGTATTGATCGTCGAAATCGTCGTTGCCATCGGTGCCATCGCCCTGCTGCTGACGTTGCACGCCGCGCGGTTGTATCGCCAGGAGGTGCTCTGGCCGTGGAACACCGTGACCGGCAGCATCGTGACGACCGTGTGGTTGTTCTGCCTGGGCGCGTCGATCGGTAGCTTTTTGAACGTGGTCGTTCACCGCTGGCCCGCGGGCAAGAGCATCGTGCATCCGCCGTCGCATTGCCCGGTATGCGGCAATCGAATTCGCGGGCGCGACAACGTGCCGGTTCTGGGTTGGCTGTGGTTGGGCGGCCGGTGCCGCGATTGCGGCTGCGCGATCGCGGCGCGGTATCCCACGATCGAGCTCTGGACGGGCTGCATGTTCGTCGTCGTGGCGCAGGCAAACTTGGGCTACCTGGCACCGTGGACCGACGCGATCTGGTTCGACTCGCTGTTGCGCGGGCCTTTGCCGCGGTTCTTGAGCCTCGAACGAGAGGCGTATTGGGCGCTGTTCGTCGTCGGGGCGACGGCCTGGTGCGCGCTGTTGGCCGCCGGGCTGATGCGTCGCGACGGTCGACAGGTGGATGCCCGCGTCTGGCTGGCCGGCGGCCTGGGCATTGGCATAGGTTACGCCTGGCTGCAAAAGGTGCTGGTGCACACGAAGGCGGCGGCCGAGTTTTTCGATCCTACGCTGATGCTGATCCTGGCGCTGTGCGCGCTCGCGGCGATCTTTGCGCGATTGCGCTGGCAGGGCGAGCCGTTGGTGAGTGTGTGGCTCGTGGCGACCGTCGCCCTGGGGTGGCCCGGCGGTGCGCTGATCGTGGCGGCCGGCGCGGCGAGCTACTGCCTGGCGACGGGGCTCATGGCGCCGCGCGGTCGAAGCGCGCGGCCCTGGCTCGAGCACGTCGTCTTTTGGTACGGCGCCTATCTCCTCGTGAAGCTGCCGCCCGCCTGGTTCGCGCAATCCCAACGCGACGTGTGGACGGCGCTGCTGGTGTTGACCTGCCTGATCGCCGCGGCCGCGTGCCTGATGCTCGCCGGCTGGCTGCGTCCCGCGGCACCGGCTGCTTTGGGGGAGACGGCCATCGCCGAGGGTGGTTAA
- a CDS encoding MBL fold metallo-hydrolase, whose translation MPRLTFHGAAETVTGSKYLLEAGRSSVLFDCGMFQGLKQLRLLNWNHWPFPPDALDSVVLTHAHVDHVGMLPRLVRQGFRGPIYCTPATSELAELILFDTAKLQEDDAEYANRKGYSKHKPALPLFTGNDVQKTLKLMQPVERNGWFKVAEEIWCRYHDIGHLLGSCSIEVEIRNGTRPLRLMFSGDVGRYNAPLYHDPAPPAPCDYLVCESTYGDRDHPPDDLLDSLTQVVVDAIRRGGVMLVAAFAVGRAQQLVYLLNVLAERNRIPVLPIFIDSPMAVDATEIYTRYRREHDLSELELEPTHCALRGRNIHFARTAAESKEINSVPGPAVIISSSGMMSGGRILHHLRQRLPEPRNTIVLGGFQAEGTRGRALKEGAKYLRMHGMDVPVRAQVAEISGLSGHAGRSELLRWLSAIPAPRRTFLTHGEKQASLNLAEELRRSRGWNVTVPRMGESVELEASP comes from the coding sequence ATGCCCCGACTTACCTTTCACGGCGCCGCCGAGACGGTCACCGGATCGAAGTATCTGCTCGAGGCCGGCCGCTCGTCCGTGCTGTTCGATTGCGGCATGTTTCAGGGACTCAAGCAGCTCCGGCTGCTGAACTGGAACCATTGGCCTTTCCCGCCCGATGCGCTCGACTCGGTCGTGCTCACGCATGCCCACGTCGATCACGTCGGCATGCTGCCCCGGCTGGTGCGGCAGGGTTTCCGGGGGCCGATCTATTGCACGCCGGCCACCAGCGAGCTGGCCGAGCTGATCCTGTTCGACACGGCCAAGCTGCAAGAAGACGACGCGGAGTATGCCAACCGCAAGGGCTATTCGAAACACAAACCGGCGTTGCCTTTGTTCACGGGCAACGACGTGCAGAAGACGCTCAAGCTGATGCAGCCGGTCGAGCGCAACGGCTGGTTCAAGGTGGCCGAAGAAATCTGGTGCCGCTATCACGACATCGGCCACCTGCTGGGGTCGTGCTCGATCGAGGTGGAGATTCGCAACGGCACCCGGCCGCTCCGGCTGATGTTTTCCGGCGACGTGGGGCGATACAACGCGCCGCTCTATCACGATCCCGCGCCCCCGGCGCCGTGCGACTACCTGGTTTGCGAAAGCACCTACGGTGACCGCGATCATCCGCCCGACGATCTGCTCGATTCGCTCACGCAGGTGGTGGTCGACGCGATTCGCCGCGGCGGCGTGATGCTGGTCGCGGCGTTTGCCGTGGGGCGCGCCCAGCAGCTCGTCTATCTGCTGAACGTGCTTGCCGAGCGAAATCGCATTCCCGTGCTGCCGATCTTCATCGACAGCCCGATGGCGGTCGACGCCACGGAGATCTACACGCGCTATCGCCGGGAGCACGACCTGAGCGAGCTGGAGCTCGAGCCCACGCACTGCGCGCTCCGCGGCCGCAACATCCACTTTGCCCGTACGGCCGCCGAGTCGAAGGAGATCAACAGTGTGCCGGGGCCGGCCGTGATCATCTCTTCGTCGGGAATGATGTCGGGTGGGCGCATCCTGCATCACTTGCGGCAGCGATTGCCCGAGCCGCGCAACACGATCGTGCTCGGCGGATTCCAGGCGGAGGGTACGCGCGGCCGGGCGCTCAAAGAGGGCGCCAAGTATCTGCGGATGCACGGCATGGACGTGCCGGTACGGGCACAGGTCGCCGAAATCTCGGGGCTTTCCGGTCACGCGGGCCGCAGCGAGCTGCTGCGCTGGCTGAGCGCGATCCCGGCGCCGCGGCGCACGTTCCTGACCCACGGCGAAAAACAGGCCTCGCTGAATCTGGCCGAAGAGTTGCGCCGCAGCCGGGGCTGGAACGTCACCGTGCCGCGAATGGGCGAAAGCGTCGAGCTGGAGGCCTCGCCATGA
- a CDS encoding LOG family protein — MSAAEEANLRAILASGSYQLAERDVNFLARSELRPVRMQLELLKPEMTFGEQGIRSTIVVFGSTQIVERPAAERRLAAARAASHAQPHDQSLSREVRRSEQLLERSRYYDAAREFSRLVSTVCQTNGDCDFVVVTGGGPGIMEAANRGAFDVGAKSVGLNITLPAEQLPNPYITPQLCFQFHYFALRKLHFLLRARALVVFPGGFGTIDELFDALTLRQTRRMQRIPIILFGREYWSRVIDFQFLADAGAVADEHLELITYAESPQEAWDAIVRFHGPSLGQEHDTHAARKPE; from the coding sequence ATGAGTGCCGCGGAAGAGGCCAACCTGCGAGCGATTCTCGCGTCGGGCAGCTACCAACTGGCCGAGCGCGACGTGAATTTTCTCGCGCGGTCCGAGCTGCGGCCCGTGCGGATGCAGCTCGAGCTGCTCAAGCCTGAGATGACCTTCGGCGAACAGGGCATCCGCTCGACGATCGTGGTGTTCGGCAGCACGCAAATCGTCGAGCGCCCGGCGGCCGAGCGTCGCCTCGCCGCGGCCCGGGCGGCAAGCCATGCCCAACCGCACGATCAGTCGCTGAGCCGCGAAGTCAGGCGGAGCGAACAGCTTCTCGAGCGTTCGCGCTACTACGACGCGGCCCGGGAATTTTCCCGGCTGGTTTCGACGGTCTGCCAGACCAACGGCGATTGCGATTTTGTCGTCGTCACCGGGGGCGGGCCAGGCATCATGGAAGCCGCGAACCGGGGCGCATTCGACGTCGGCGCCAAGTCGGTCGGCCTGAACATCACGTTGCCGGCCGAACAATTGCCGAACCCCTACATCACACCCCAGCTTTGCTTTCAGTTTCACTACTTCGCGCTGCGCAAGCTGCACTTTCTGCTGCGGGCACGAGCGCTGGTCGTGTTCCCAGGGGGCTTCGGCACGATCGACGAGCTGTTCGACGCCCTGACGCTGCGGCAAACGCGGCGGATGCAGCGAATTCCGATCATCCTGTTTGGCCGCGAATACTGGTCGCGGGTCATCGATTTTCAGTTCCTGGCCGACGCCGGCGCGGTCGCCGACGAACATCTGGAGCTGATTACCTACGCCGAATCTCCGCAAGAGGCCTGGGACGCGATCGTCCGTTTTCACGGCCCCTCGCTCGGCCAGGAACACGACACGCATGCCGCGCGCAAACCCGAGTAA